One genomic window of Anthonomus grandis grandis chromosome 3, icAntGran1.3, whole genome shotgun sequence includes the following:
- the LOC126734175 gene encoding heparanase-like produces the protein MFSKVLTVALAIGLVNSLTYTVDTENEALFTINDRFVSAALDTGLLDSVNLSNPRLVQLAKHLTDTAPMYLRIGGTPADTVYFQDDTVEGSGPGPVGDSLVIKGSFFEELVEFTRKANLRLLFDLNSLLRNSDGSWDSSNAEVLIAFAQKLNVSLDWELGNEPDLYQAIYKKYVTAQQLGADYKNLREILNKYDLYKNSPLVGPSMFDVGSNKGTEDYLTNFLNVATEAVQAVTWHQYYFNGQVATVDLFLNPSTFNYLEQRTKVVTSIVGNRNKVWLGETSSCYNRGAPNLSDRFLASFLWLDKLGLGAQLGLDLIVRQTIWGYYYPLISEDYNPNPDWWVSLLYKKLVGPKVVSVTHDGDELRNVRLYAHCARDSDLWGQSAVVVFGVNIADSEQDFSLNLSSDDKVYEYELTADELLSQSVKLNGETLNLNDDGELPEINAATSTVTEKYSMPAHSIKFWVFPNSNVQACQ, from the exons ATGTTTTCCAAAG TGCTAACTGTAGCGCTAGCTATAGGACTGGTCAACAGTTTGACCTACACCGTTGACACTGAAAACGAGGCTCTATTTACCATTAATGACCGGTTTGTGAGTGCTGCCCTGGACACTGGCTTACTAGACTCCGTTAATTTATC GAACCCGCGTTTGGTTCAACTGGCCAAACACTTAACGGACACGGCCCCGATGTACTTGCGAATCGGCGGTACCCCGGCCGATACCGTTTACTTTCAAGATGACACCGTAGAAGGTTCCGGTCCTGGACCTGTAGGGGACAGCCTTGTGATAAAAG GATCTTTTTTTGAGGAACTGGTCGAGTTCACGCGCAAAGCCAACTTAAGGCTCCTGTTTGACTTGAACTCTTTGCTAAGAAACTCGGATGGTTCGTGGGACTCTTCTAATGCCGAAGTGCTGATTGCTTTTGCTCAAAAATTAAACGTCAGTCTCGATTGGGAGCTTGGAAATG AACCTGACCTGTACCAGGCTATATATAAGAAATACGTCACGGCACAACAACTGGGCGCGGACTATAAGAATTTACgagaaattttaaacaaatatgatCTGTACAAGAATTCCCCTTTGGTTGGTCCCAGTATGTTCGATGTCGGTTCTAATAAAGGAACCGAGGATTATTTGACGAATTTCTTGAATGTTGCAACTGAGGCTGTACAGGCTGTTACGTGGCACCA GTATTACTTCAATGGCCAAGTGGCCACAGTTGACCTGTTCCTAAACCCATCCACATTCAACTATTTAGAGCAAAGAACGAAAGTCGTCACGAGCATCGTGGGCAATCGTAATAAAGTGTGGCTAG gtGAAACTTCTTCTTGCTACAACAGAGGCGCTCCCAATTTATCCGATAGGTTCCTCGCCTCATTCTTGTGGTTGGACAAGTTAGGACTGGGGGCGCAATTGGGACTTGACTTAATTGTCAGGCAAACTATTTGGGGCTATTATTATCCGTTGATTAGCGAGGATTACAATCCAAATCCG GACTGGTGGGTGTCACTTTTGTACAAAAAACTAGTGGGCCCCAAAGTGGTTTCCGTGACCCACGACGGAGATGAACTGAGGAACGTACGCTTATACGCGCATTGTGCGCGCGACAGTGATTTGTGGGGCCAATCAGCTGTCGTTG TTTTTGGAGTGAACATTGCCGATTCCGAACAAGATTTCTCATTAAATCTCTCCAGCGATGATAAAGTTTACGAGTACGAACTGACTGCCGACGAACTCTTATCCCA GTCTGTAAAGTTGAACGGCGAAACTCTCAACTTAAACGACGACGGAGAGTTGCCGGAAATTAACGCGGCAACGTCGACGGTTACCGAAAAGTACTCTATGCCCGCGCACTCTATTAAGTTCTGGGTGTTCCCCAATTCTAATGTGCAAGCTTGCCAATGA
- the LOC126734179 gene encoding DET1- and DDB1-associated protein 1 yields MSVAQFLAGLPSYNENNFSKFHMDSNNRSSSKRPSVYISTKDNTPPEQQIIVTEKTSILLKYMQQHWDKKNSTKKREVSGPEEPSRKRPRLEGGGDSNEWRE; encoded by the exons atg TCCGTGGCACAATTTTTGGCTGGATTACCCTCGTATAATGAAAATAACTTTTCCAAGTTTCATATGGACAGTAACAACAGGTCGTCCTCGAAAAGGCCTTCAGTGTACATCTCCACAAAAGATAATACACCACCTGAACAACAAA TAATTGTGACAGAAAAGACCAGCATCCTCCTGAAATATATGCAACAACATTGGGATAAAAAG aattcaacaaaaaaacgGGAAGTGAGTGGACCGGAAGAGCCCAGTCGAAAACGACCAAGGCTAGAGGGAGGGGGTGACTCGAACGAATGGAGAGAATAG